In Kitasatospora gansuensis, a genomic segment contains:
- a CDS encoding SAM-dependent methyltransferase: MSWMRWRTAMEQALYGTDGGFYRRPEGPAGHFRTSVHASPRYAGAVTRLLTEVDVALGHPEELALVDVGAGRGELLAGVLAAVGPELAGRLRPYAVELADRPAGLPEPVVWTDRLPDGVSGLLFANEWLDNVPLDSAERDEQGDLRYLEVAPDGTERLGGPVDGADADWAARWWPEGPRVELGGPRDAAWAAAVGSLERGLAVAVDYAHTRADRPLFETLTGFRDGREVRPVPDGSCDLTAHVALDAVAVRGVHSLWTTQREALRALGVDGARPPLALASSDPVAYLRALGGAGEGAELTDPAGLGGFGWLAQAVRMPVPESLGGLSGWQTLTP; the protein is encoded by the coding sequence ATGAGTTGGATGCGGTGGCGGACCGCCATGGAGCAGGCGCTGTACGGGACCGACGGTGGGTTCTACCGCAGGCCGGAGGGCCCGGCGGGGCACTTCCGGACCTCGGTGCACGCCTCCCCGAGGTACGCCGGAGCGGTCACCCGCCTCCTGACGGAGGTGGATGTCGCGCTCGGCCACCCCGAGGAACTGGCCCTGGTGGACGTCGGGGCCGGCCGGGGCGAGCTGCTGGCCGGCGTGCTGGCGGCGGTCGGCCCGGAGCTGGCCGGGCGGCTGCGCCCGTACGCGGTGGAGCTGGCCGACCGGCCGGCCGGGCTGCCGGAGCCGGTGGTGTGGACGGACCGGCTGCCTGACGGGGTGTCGGGTCTGCTGTTCGCCAACGAGTGGCTGGACAACGTGCCGCTGGACAGCGCGGAGCGGGACGAGCAGGGGGACCTGCGGTACCTGGAGGTGGCGCCGGACGGGACGGAGCGGCTCGGCGGTCCGGTGGACGGGGCGGACGCCGACTGGGCCGCGCGGTGGTGGCCGGAGGGGCCCCGGGTCGAGCTCGGCGGTCCCCGGGACGCGGCCTGGGCGGCGGCGGTCGGGTCGCTGGAGCGCGGGCTCGCGGTGGCGGTGGACTACGCCCACACCCGCGCCGACCGGCCGCTGTTCGAGACCCTGACCGGCTTCCGGGACGGCCGGGAGGTCCGTCCGGTTCCTGACGGTTCGTGCGATCTCACCGCGCACGTGGCACTGGACGCGGTGGCCGTCCGCGGTGTCCACAGCCTGTGGACGACCCAGCGCGAGGCGCTCCGGGCGCTCGGGGTGGACGGCGCCCGGCCGCCGCTCGCGCTGGCGTCCAGCGACCCGGTGGCGTACCTGCGCGCGCTCGGCGGCGCGGGTGAGGGGGCGGAACTGACCGACCCGGCCGGGCTCGGCGGTTTCGGCTGGCTGGCCCAGGCTGTCCGGATGCCGGTACCGGA